The Salicibibacter halophilus DNA window TCCCCATAACCCTTCAAACGGATTAATGCCGAGAGCGGTTGTTAATGGATAAAACGATTGCTTCTCATAAAGGGAAGGTGCCACTGCTCGCACAGCTTCCATCAAAGCGTCGCTTTCAACTCCCGCTTGCCGGTATGCTTCGTTGCATGTTGCCAGCAAGGCCTCGGAAACGCTTTTTTTATCCCATAGCAACGTGTCATCCAAATCAAAAAGAAGCGTATGTATCATTTCATGCACCCTTTCCAATCATTATGCGAATGATAGCAGAGGTGGGCAGCAGGATATACGATCAGTCCTTGCTAGCCATTGCGGCACACCTCTTTAAGCAAAATTTCCTCTATAGTTTCCACCTTATTGTAGCATAAGGTCCAACAATGCCAATAGCAGTTGGTTATATTTCTTTTTCCGTATTGGCAAGATTTCCGTCGATATTTGAAAGAAAATTACCGCAAATTGACTTCAGCTATTTCTTCTAAAAAAATAAGGGCATTTCGCCAAGAATATCAGCCTTTCTTTTGTATCCTGCTACAGGGCATGTTAAAATAAATTTGTGAACACATGATGACTTTACGATTCGCATGAAAAGGGAAGCAACGACTTTGAAAAACTTGTCGTTTTAGCATACGGCGTTTCCCAACTTTATCATGCCTGAATGACAAGTGAAACGGGAGAGTGATGATACCGGAGCCCGGTTACCTTAGAACACGCTCAATAACAAATCAAATCGCCAATCCTTGAGAAGCAAACAAGTGTAGTTGGAGGTAGTAGCAGATGGACAGAAACGTTTCCAAGGCGGAAAAGACTTGGGAAACATTTCACGGACCTAATCTAGGGTACGTGATGGATATGTACGAAAAATACAAGAACGACTCAGACGAAGTAGATTCAGATTTGAAAGAATGGTTTCAAGCCCACGGAGCGCCATCCGTGGAGCCGTTAAATGGACACACAACGGCTGCATCGACAGAAGTATCCTCTTCGACGATGCACAAGATTGCAAAAGCCATGAAATTAGCGGATAACATCCGCACCTTCGGCCATATATTGGCAGACGTGAATCCCCTTGAAGCCCCCGGAGAGGAGTCTCCTCTTTTAAAGCCCGAGGACAATGGATTAAGTGAAGACGATTTGAGATCCATGCCTGCCGATATGCTTTGCAAAGATGCCCCAAGCCATGTAGAAGATGGATTTGATGCCATCTTACATTTAAAACAGATGTATACAAAGACCATCGCTTTTGAATTCGACCATGTGTACGACCTGGAAGAGCGGAACTGGTTGAACCGTATGGTCGAGTCGGGCGATATTTATGAAGACTTGTCCGGAGAAAAACGCCGGAACTTGCTTGAGCGTTTAACGGCCACCGAGAAATTTGAGCAGTTTTTGCATAAAAACTTTGTCGGACAAAAACGTTTTTCCGTTGAAGGCATCGATTCCATGATTCCCATGCTTGAAGAGATGGTGCAGCACTTCACGCAGGAAGGCGCCAATCACGTCATGCTTGGCATGGCGCACCGCGGCCGATTAAGCACGCTTGCCCATGTACTCGGAAAGCCGTATAACCTGATTTTTTCCGAATTCATGAATGCACCAAGAAAAGAAAAATCCCCTTCCGAAGGTGCATCCACATTAAACTATGGGTGGACCGGCGATGTGAAATATCACTTAGGGGCAAACAGAAAATTTAATCAAGCATCCACGTACACAACGGTGAGCGTAGCAAATAACCCCAGCCACCTGGAATTTGTCAACCCCGTTGTTGCCGGGTATGCGCGCGCTGCACAAGAAGACCGCAACCAAACCGGGTTTCCGGATGTTGAACTGAACAAAGCCGGAGCCATCCTTGTGCACGGCGATGCGGCTTTCCCCGGGGAAGGCATTGTAGCCGAAACGCTGAATTTAAGCCGATTGAAGGGATACCAAACCGGAGGCACCCTCCATATTATCGCGAATAACTTACTCGGTTTCACGACTGAAAGCCACGATTCCAGATCAACGACCTACTCCAGTGACTTGGCTAAAGGTTTTGAGATCCCCATTATCCATGTGAACGCTGATGATCCGGACGCTTGTATAGCAGCCGTCCATTTGGCCTGCGAGTATCGAAGCCGTTTTCATAAGGATTTCTTAATTGATTTGGTAGGCTATCGCCGCTTCGGCCATAATGAGATGGATGAACCGGCCGCCACACAACCGCAGCTATACGGCACGATTCGTTCGCATGAAACGGCAAGGGCACTCTATGCCGATAAACTTCAGCAAGAAGGGTTATCGAAGAAGGCCAACAAACAGCCATCCAGGAGGAGATGCAAAAAAAACTGGAAAAAGAATACGAAAAGGTTTCCGGGGAAAGCAGAGCTCCCGGAAAAGCAGAACCTCCTGAAGAAATTGAAAAAGGCTTGCCCGACATTGACACCACCGTTGATTACGAGTCACTCAAACAAATCAACGAAGAATTGTTGCAATTCCCGGAAGGGTTCACGGTCTTTTCCAAGTTAAAACGAATTCTTAACCGAAGAGAATCAGCCTTTACCGAAGGAAAAATTGATTGGGGGCACGCCGAAGCTCTTGCTTTTGCATCCATTATTTCCGATGGCACACCGATCCGAATGACCGGACAAGATTCGGAACGGGGAACGTTTAACCATCGCCACCTCATTCTTCATGATGCAGAAACCGGGGACAACCATTCGCCAATGCATACGTTGTCGACGGCTAAGGCATCCTTTGCCCTTCATAATAGTCCGTTGTCGGAGGCTGCGGTTGTAGGCTTTGAGTATGGGTACAACGTGCAAGCCCCGGATACGTTGGTACTTTGGGAAGCACAATATGGAGATTTCAACAACGCCGCACAAGTCATCTTTGACCAATTCATCTCAGCCGGCAGAGCAAAGTGGGGCCAAAAGTCAGGCATTGTGCTGCTATTGCCGCACGGTTATGAAGGAGCCGGTCCCGAGCATTCCAGCGCTCGTTTGGAACGTTTCCTATCGTTAGCTGCCGAAAATAACTGGAACGTTGTCAATGCCACCAATACGTCGCAGTATTTCCATTTATTGCGCCGCCAGGCTGCTTCATTGAAAATGGATGAAGTTAGGCCATTGGTGTTAATGACACCGAAGAGCCTCCTTAGAAATCAAACGATTGCCGACACGCACGAAGCGTTTACGGACGGAAAATTTTCACGCGTGATCGAAGATCCGAAAACGAGCGAAAACAAAGATGGCGTGGAAACGTTAATCTTTTGCAGTGGAAAAATCTCTATTGATCTCCATGAAAATATCGACGAAAATGTAGATGTAAACCATTTGCATATCGTCAGAGTCGAAGAGTTGTATCCTTACCCCAAAGAAGAAATCAAAGCCATGCTATCCAAATATAAAAATGTGAAACGGGCAAAATGGGTTCAGGAAGAACCCAAAAACATGGGAGCCTGGGGCTACATCGAACCTTATCTTCGCGAAACGTTGCCTGAGGGAATTAACATCGAATATATCGGCCGCAGACGCCGTTCCAGCCCATCTGAAGGTGATCCTAATGTTCATAAAAAAGAACAACAAAGAATTATCGATAAAGCGTTAGGCCTCAAAGAAGGGAGAAACTAGAATGGCAGAAATAAAAGTACCAGAGCTCGCAGAATCGATCACCGAAGGAACGATTGCCGAATGGTTGAAAAGTCCGGGTGATTATGTTGAAAAGGGTGAAGCGGTTGCCGAGCTTGAAACCGATAAAGTAAACGTTGAATTGAACGCAGAACAGTCAGGGGTCTTGCAGGAAATCATCAGCGAAGAAGGGGAAGATGTCTCCGTCGGGGATGTCGTTGCCACCTTGGATGAAAACGCCACGGAAGGAAGCAGTGGCACATCCGATGATTCCGGATCAAAAGAAGAAGAATCCAAAGCCAATAAAGAGGAAAAAGAGCAAGCGGAGAAAAAAGAAGAGAAAACCGAAACCGCTTCGCAGCAAGAAAGTTCCGGGGACACCCAAGACGACGGTTCGTCTGAACATGTGGTTGCCTCTCCCGCCGCACGAAAACTTGCACGGGAAAAAGACATCAATCTTTCCGATATCCCGGTTCGGGATCCGCTGGGCCGCGTGCGAAAAGAAGATGTTGAATCATATGAATCAAATAAGGCGGCGCAAAAACAGGCGTCCACCCAACAAAGCGCTCCTGAGAAAAAAGAAGAGAGCGATGAGTTCGGCGGAAAACCGGTGGAACGCGAACGTATGTCGAGAAGGCGGCAAACGATTGCCAACCGCCTCGTAGATGTCCAACAGTCTACCGCCATGCTCACGACCTTCAACGAAGTGGACATGTCTGCCATCATGGATCTAAGGAAACGCAAAAAAGAATCCTTCCAAGAAAAACACGATGGCACAAAACTGGGTATGATGTCCTTCTTTACAAAAGGGGTCATTGGCGCCCTTAAGCAATATCCGCTCTTAAACGCTGAAATTCAGGGAAAGGATGTTGTCAAAAAGAACTTTTATGATATTGGCATGGCAGTCTCTACCGAGGGAGGTCTCGTTGTGCCGGTTGTTCGCGATGCGGACCGCTTGAGCTTTGCCGGCATCGAGGACGAGATTGGCAGACTTTCGAAGAAAGCCCGGGATAATAAATTGGGGCTCGATGATTTACAGGGAGGATCGTTTACGATCACCAACGGCGGTGTTTTCGGTTCCTTGTTGTCCACCCCAATCTTGAACACGCCGCAAGTCGGGATCCTCGGCATGCATACCATCCAGTATCGCCCGGTCGCCATTGATAAAGAACGAATGGAAAATCGACCGATGATGTATACCGCTCTTTCCTATGATCACCGTATTGTAGACGGAAAAGAAGCCGTAAGCTTTCTCGTCACATTGAAGCAGCTGCTTGAAGAACCGGAAAACCTATTGTTGGAAGGATAAAGGATATTTCAATAAAAAAGCGCCCTTGAATCGGGCGCTTTTTTCGGTAAGTAAGAAAGTATAAATCAACTTTCTTACTTACATAAGTGCAACTAAGGCTTTCGGAGCGACCGAGCATAGGTCGTGTCATTTAACAGGTGGAACCCCTGTTTGATAAGGCTCTAACCAAGCCATCAATAGCGAGTCTTGGACTCAACGGAGTAATCCATTGGGTTAAGCGTAGACAGTTAGGTCGTAGGCCTGAAAGTGATTGAGCCTCGTAAATAGTTAAAACGGGGAGGTTGACGGTGTCGAAAGACCGGAAAACGACACTCCGTATGTCATTATCGGTGAGATATACGGAGCTCCCTCGGGGTCGGAGAGCCAGGCATGCGATACAATGATGACACGAGAACTCGGGAGATCCTGTTTGTTCTTTCTTCAGTCGAAGGGAGTATGGTTGACCAAGCGATACAAAGCGAGGAAACCAGACGACAGCAGGAAGTCGGATGACCGCGTAGTACCGATGACGTCGGGTAACGCCGAAAGAGGGAAGGCAAGTGTCACGCCGACATCACCTTAACAAGGGACACATTCCCTACACACGGAGGTAGGAACACGGAATGGAAACAAAACTTGCTAGGATAGCAGAATTAGCTAAGCACAACCCAGCTATGACATTCACATCTCTTGCGCACCTGCTGAATCCTGAATACCTTATGCAATGCCATCACCAACTCCCTAACCGTAAGGCAGCTGGTGTAAAGGGAACAACCAAGATAACGTACGAGCAAAATCTTGAGGAAAATATCGAAGACTTAGTGTCTAGAATGAAACAGAAGAGCTATCGGCCCAGCCCAGCTAAGCGGGTCTATATTCCAAAGGATGAAAAGGGAAAGAAGAGACCCCTGGGGATTCCTGAACACGAAGATAAAATTGTTCAGAAAGGGATGGCGCCCATTTTGAACGCCATCTATGAGAATGATTTTCTGGATTGTTCATTTGGATTTCGTCCCCAGCGTAATTGTCATGATGCATTGAAGGTATTAAATGGGTATATAGAGAGAAGATATGTGAATTACATCGTGGATGTGGATATCAAAGGTTTCTTTGATCATGTTGACCACAAGTGGATGATGGCATTTCTGAAAGAACGTATTGGAGACCCGAGCTTTCTCCGAATCATTGCCCGTTTCCTCAAGGGCGGATACATGGAGCAAGCGAAACATTATAAGACGGAGAGCGGAACGCCGCAGGGAAACCTGATATCGCCGATACTAGCGAATGTGTATCTGCACTATGTTTTGGACCTGTGGTTTGAACAGCATGTGAAGAAAAGAATCAAAGGGCAGGCATATCTTGTGCGATACGCAGATGACTTTGTCTGCTGCTTTCAGTATCATGAAGATGCGCATGCATTCTACGATGCACTCAAGTTGAGGTTGAACAAATTTAACCTGGAAGTGGCGGAAGATAAAACGCAAATTATTCCGTTTGGGAGGTTCGCTGCGGAGAATCATAAAAAGGCGGGGAAAGGGAACCCGCCAACGTTTGATTTTCTTGGTTTCACCCATTATTGCGGCAAAAGCAAGAAAGGCAAATTTCGTGTGAAACGCAAAACAAGCAAGAAGAAAATAGCCTCCAAGCTCAAACAAACGA harbors:
- the ltrA gene encoding group II intron reverse transcriptase/maturase; its protein translation is METKLARIAELAKHNPAMTFTSLAHLLNPEYLMQCHHQLPNRKAAGVKGTTKITYEQNLEENIEDLVSRMKQKSYRPSPAKRVYIPKDEKGKKRPLGIPEHEDKIVQKGMAPILNAIYENDFLDCSFGFRPQRNCHDALKVLNGYIERRYVNYIVDVDIKGFFDHVDHKWMMAFLKERIGDPSFLRIIARFLKGGYMEQAKHYKTESGTPQGNLISPILANVYLHYVLDLWFEQHVKKRIKGQAYLVRYADDFVCCFQYHEDAHAFYDALKLRLNKFNLEVAEDKTQIIPFGRFAAENHKKAGKGNPPTFDFLGFTHYCGKSKKGKFRVKRKTSKKKIASKLKQTNQWLKAHRHLAMKDIVRRLNRSLNGYYNYYCITDNVTAVVRFRDAVIQQFFKWMNRRSQRKSFGWEKFQLFLIKFPLPKPRAKVNIYERRNHISYIL
- the odhB gene encoding 2-oxoglutarate dehydrogenase complex dihydrolipoyllysine-residue succinyltransferase, producing the protein MAEIKVPELAESITEGTIAEWLKSPGDYVEKGEAVAELETDKVNVELNAEQSGVLQEIISEEGEDVSVGDVVATLDENATEGSSGTSDDSGSKEEESKANKEEKEQAEKKEEKTETASQQESSGDTQDDGSSEHVVASPAARKLAREKDINLSDIPVRDPLGRVRKEDVESYESNKAAQKQASTQQSAPEKKEESDEFGGKPVERERMSRRRQTIANRLVDVQQSTAMLTTFNEVDMSAIMDLRKRKKESFQEKHDGTKLGMMSFFTKGVIGALKQYPLLNAEIQGKDVVKKNFYDIGMAVSTEGGLVVPVVRDADRLSFAGIEDEIGRLSKKARDNKLGLDDLQGGSFTITNGGVFGSLLSTPILNTPQVGILGMHTIQYRPVAIDKERMENRPMMYTALSYDHRIVDGKEAVSFLVTLKQLLEEPENLLLEG